ATAAATCTATACACAGACGCCAGTAAGGACGGGATAGGTTGCATTTTGACCCAATTAACCGAGAAAGGCGAGAGACCTATTCATTTTTACAGCCGTCAAACTAGCAACgaagaaaaaaattatcactCATTCGAGTTAGAACTTCTTGCTATAATAACAGGTTTACAAAAGTTTAGGCATTATCTAATAGGGACGTCTTTCAAAATTACGACAGATTGCAATGCAGTCAGACACGCGTTAAGTAAGCAGGAAATCGTTCCTCGAATCAGCCGATGGGTATTATATGCGCAGGAGTTCACTTATGAGATAGTGCACAAAGCGGGTAGTCAAATGCAGCACGTGGACGCCCTTAGTAGAAATCCGATTTGTGACAAAATTGAAAATGTTGAATCTGTCTTATCACTAACAGAGGGTGATTGGTTGCTATCGGTTCAGTTGCAAGATCCTAACATATGTAGTATTCGTGAAATCTTGTCGTCAGGTGAGGCCGACGCGAACAAACGTATATTTCAAGATTACGAATTATTAGGAAATAAAGTGTATAGGCGAACGGAGTATGGTAGACGTTGGCTTGTACCCAAGCGCTGTATTTGGAATGTGATACATGCTAATCACGATAATGTGGGCCATTTTGCGGTCGACAAAACAATAGAAAGGATACGCTCAAAATATTGGTTTCCTCACTTAAAGAGAACTGTagcaaaatatataaaaaactgTTTGAACTGCATATATTATAAaaacattcacggcaaaaaacCAGGAAAATTGTATCCCATTCCGAAATACGCGAGACCGTTTCACACTTTACATATGGATCATCTCGGTCCTTTTGTAAAAACGACACAAAAAAATTGCTATCTGTTAGTCCTAGTCGACGCGTTTACCAAATTCGTGTTTATAGCTGCGGTGAAAAATACCAAAAGTCAAGTAGTAATCAATGAATTAACAAAGTTATTTAAACAATTTGGTAATCCTAAACGGTTAGTATGCGATGCGGGAAGTGCTTTCACATCGAAACTTTTCACACAGTTTTGCAATGATAGGAACATTAGACGACACGTTATTGCGACCGCCGTACCTAGGTCAAATGGACAGGTAGAGCGATACAATTTGACAATTCTAGAAGCTTTACGTAGTCTGGGAGCAGATACGGAGAATAATAAATGGGATCAACATGTCACTAGAATTCAACAAGGTATTAACAGCACGATAAATAAAACCACAGCCGCAGTACCGAGTGAAGTCTTTTTGGGTATAGAATTCGTATGGACAATGACGCAATCGCTGACGATGACAACACGGAGCACCCGGTCGACGTTACCTCCTTGAGACACATGGTCGATGCCAATATCAAGAAGGATGCAGAGAGACAAAAGGCATCATTTGACTCTAGGCGGAAAGAGGCACCTCAATATAAGATTGACGACTTGGTGGTCATTAAAATCCCAAGTCACTCAAATGACGGCAACAGCACGAAGTTACTGCCTCTGTACAAAGGGCCTTTCCAAGTGACAGCAGTCTTGGGTAACGACCGATATAAGGTGACAGATCTAAGAGGCGCCGAGAGGACTTCCAAACGCTACGACGGCATCGCTTGCGTGGAAAATATGAAGCCATGGATACGCCTAGCAGACTAAATCGGCAATGGCGGATGTAGTCggtaaagaaaaataaatcaaGGTAATTTTCTCGCATTTTATTATCtctgtttacatatttttagtttcatatattacattacataatatttgCACATACAGTAACTAAATCTATTGCATACTACTTATACTCAGTCAAGTATTCAGTCCAAAAAATAATGTGCGTCATCTACTTATGTTTAATGGGCTAATGCTGATGCTTCGAACATGTACATTATGTAAAAGGGGAATGAGAACATGTGACAGATATCCAGGGTGAAAACTGTTACATGGGGCCACGGCAATACACAACGAAGTgattatatgtgacaatcgcaAAGTTAAGCCAATATACGCCCAAGCCCCCTTTGTACACAAATAACTGTTGTTGCATCATTGCCTGCTTAATGAAAACATGAATGAATATTAATATACTTTGTTGTCATGTTCACAGCCCCATCATCAGCCCATAACGGGAGTCGAGACGATCCCGTGGGCAGGACAGCCGGATGTAGTCGGTGTGACTAaagctcagaagtccaaactcggggtttgccaaCGAGCCATGGAGCGTAGCATACTAGGTGTCAAATTGGTGGATCGagtccggaacaccacgctACGCTCCAAAACTCAAATCGTCGATGTAGCTCGGAAGGCGGCCAAGTTAAAATGagactgggctggtcacgtctgccgaaTGCCTAATGAGTTGTGGGCCAAACTCATTACAGTGTGGGAGCCCGATAACTCTGatcggggatccggcagaccccgcCGGCGATGGAGGGATGAACTGGACTCCTTCTTGGAGGAATGGTCAGACATAGCACTGGATAGAGATCAGTGAAGAAattggggggaggcctttgcccagctgtGGGATACGACGggctccaaataataataatgtacctacttgatCTAAACCTCTTTACTTACATAGGCAATGAGTTCTATCAACACACGACTTTTATACGCACATCTCAATGTCATTAAAACGATTGCATGTTctacttaatattttattaaataaagtggatatttataattatgatagaacCAAGTCATGAAATACCAGGGGGATCGTCAGGATCATGTGCGTTTAGTTTCTTCGCAAGTACTCACGGGGGACGTATTTTAGTAAGAGCTGGGTACCGACATTATTTAAAACGTACCGCAAAATCTGGTTTTTCTGTGTGGAATtgttataaaaaaccggccgacatatttttctcaaaaactactaaacctatcaaaaacaattttcctagaaagtgtttataaagttctacttttgtgatttttttcatattttttaaacatatggttcaaaagttagaggggggggaccgttggggttggaatgaaaaaaaatatcaaacatccctaataaaacatttttttccattttttatttttgcactttgttggcgtgattgataattggttttcagctttctagtgcttacggttaaattatccgcggacggacggacggacggacggacggacggacagacagacatggcgaaactataagggttcctagttgactacggaaccctaaaaaacagcgTGTAAGGGGTTTTTAGTTATAGATGCAGAGGAAAGAAACATTTTGCGAGATCAAAAACATTCACGCGTGCCTGATTTCCAGTCAATAGACGTAGAAAAACAAATGATTGAACTGAATAAAAAAGTTGCGACGGACTACAGCCCCATTCCTACGCTTTATAAAcaggaaatgaaaaaaatatgcatGAAGAATACGTTGACAAGTTACCGCCTTTTCATTCAGTAAGAGATTATTTGTACAAAGCACGCCAGAAATCAGCTAAAACATCGAAGTTCGAAACATTTGATGATGTAGTTTTACCTGTCAACTTATCTGAAAATGTTGTACCTATGTGTGTACACGACTATGATATTATACTCTTCATTACAAATGAGTGCAAGCAGTGGGTAGCGAGCGAGGGTAAAGACCTACATATTTTATGGACGGCACTTTTAA
The nucleotide sequence above comes from Leguminivora glycinivorella isolate SPB_JAAS2020 chromosome 18, LegGlyc_1.1, whole genome shotgun sequence. Encoded proteins:
- the LOC125235955 gene encoding uncharacterized protein LOC125235955, yielding MTIEEKGEEKLNVNSRKPIRMDNDAIADDDNTEHPVDVTSLRHMVDANIKKDAERQKASFDSRRKEAPQYKIDDLVVIKIPSHSNDGNSTKLLPLYKGPFQVTAVLGNDRYKVTDLRGAERTSKRYDGIACVENMKPWIRLAD